The region GCTTTAATTAAAGGTACCACTAGGGCACAGAGTACAGGAATTCTTAGCATCCTCAGTTCTGGTCTAAAAGCTGCCCCTGTTTAACTTTATCCCCAGGCTTTTTCAGCAACCACCTTCCCTCTGGCAGTACTACTacatccattttttttaaaggaccaGAAGCTGTCTTGTTAAGAATTagatttttggggtttttttggtaagtGAGCATTagacagcattttaaattttttttaacagtattaCATAACATCTGAAAGGACAGAATAAACACATGTAACTGTGGGCTCCAATAGATCTAATTTATGTACTAcagatataatttttttaaaattaattaatttttatttctgcataggtgaggacatagttGCAGCTTTATGCAACACTCAGTGCAAAGGACTTTATTTatcagtgggagttttgccatTAACTTTGTAAATATTGTGACAGGGGAAACCAGGTATTCTGTAAAAAATCTTGTGCTAAATCCCCAGATACTAGCTCAAAGTACCAGAAATGAGGAATTTTAGCTGACTGAGTCCTGGGCTTCTCGGTTTGGTACTTTAATTTGATGGAAAACTTTGTGCAAGTCAGGCAGCAAAAGTCATGCCTGTCCTTTGCTCCTGAGGAATGCAAAAGCATTAGACAGTTCTCAAGTGAAATAGCTTGACGTAAGCATAGTGGATTTGGCATTTGTTGCTTGGATATCACTTTCATAACATAATACACCCAAGTTTTGGCCTAATTTCTGTAAAAAGTGGGCATGCTGTGGGTACAATAACTGTTGTCacatgtgttttttcttttgaaccGATGATGTTAGCAAAACaactccttccctccccaccctaCCCACCACCAGCTCCTATGAACAGATCTCCAAATTAACTGTAATCAATGCTCATTTTAGCTGAAATCCAGCACTGCCTGGTTAATGCTGGCGATGTGGGATGTGGAGTGTTTGAATGCTTTGAGAACAATTCTTGTGAGATCCGAGGCTTACACGAGATCTGCATGACATTCCTGCACAACGCTGGAAAATTCGATGCCCAGGTAACACAGCAAAATGTCCCACACATCTGCTTGCTGTCACTATATACACAGCATGTGTTTTACTTTTCTAACAcatctttggggaaaaaagttacCGTGATGGAGCAAATTGACTTGTGCACATGACCAGCTTCAGTAAGAATTTTTCTGTTGAAGGGCCCAGAATCAAGACTCAAGAACACTAACAGAGCAGTGTTCAACATGTCCCAGAAGACAGATGGTCTCTAGTTACAGCTCCCTCTGATCGCTTCCTCCTCCTGTACCCAGGATAACCAAATCAGAGCACTAATGTAGCTGAACATGGTTTTCAGAAACACTTAAGTGGCCTAAGCTCCTACACCACGTTTGTTCAAAGCCGATCCTGAAATGCAGCTTGGGTACCCAGGTCATTTAGACGTATCAAAATATTTCCCAATCTGCAGGTATTAAAGTTGGTTCTCAAGACTTGCACACAACCAGTACAGGCAACCTCCTAAAGCTGCTGTATTCAAATAAGCCTTTGGCTCAAGCACTGACCTTAAAATACATGACTTACATGGTATGCGGTATTAAGTTCGTCTCCTTAATTTTCTCCCTGGACCATTTATGCATCATTGAGACATAATAACAGGATGTCTTGTAAACCTACTCTCCCATTTCACTGTGGAGGGAAGAGAACATTATGACGGACCAGCAGCATTTGGCTTGACCATGCAGTTTACAGTAGAACTTGACTAAAAGCACCAGCTTCGTGGCCCTGTTAAAAGCATGGCATAAGGTAGAGCTGGCTTTGGGATTCAGGCTGTTCTATGAGGGATGGTGGGACCACCCAGTAGGAAACATTTTTGAAGTGCTGGGTTTTCAGGCTCAAATTCTTAAGGATGTATGAAGGGTCTGGCTAGCCATTAAAACAGGAATTGTTTCTTCTGTGGGTATCTGAAAACCTGCAACTTAATTTCCAAGTGGCTTCCATAAAAcactcatttatttttgcacAATATTCTCTCAGTGAACAAAGTTGACCAAAGAAGCCCTgttgggaggggagggaaacaTTCCTGCAAAGGCTGAACATAGCCACTGATGCCTGTTCCCCAGGATCCCCAGATATTGCTAATCAAATACAGCTCATTTCACATCCAGCCTGTCTCCATTGCAGTGCAGAAGTATTAAACCCCTGGAGCTTTATTTAATATAGAGGTGACTTTAGCCTCTGCTATGACTTGGCTTTTCATGGCTCATCACTATGTATCTCCAGTTATTTCAGGCTGCATTAAATGACGAGACTAACACTGACCATTTTCTGTTCTCTActttctgctctccttccccctctGAAACCTGAGAACTGTGTCAGGTTTGGTTTGcttaagaattttcttttttatccttATTTGTCTAATGTGTTGTGCATGTTTGTTACTGAAGGGAAGGGCAAGTGAGTGCCTTTGGTATAGGGAACAGAAGGGGATGATGATTGAAGTAGTTCTTTGATCAGcaagaaatatttctggtttgAAACAATTTAGGAACAAAACCTGCTTGTAGGTCTGAGTGAATCTTAATGTCAGTGGAGCTGTGCCAGTGTAGTCTTTGGGTAAAGGTTGACAAGAATTTGGTCTTCATGAAGCTCTTGTGTATAATAATCAGAAGCTAATGAAGAGATGGAGGCAGTGCAGGAGGCTTCCACACACTTCTTGCTAAGGAAAGAAAGTCTGAGCAGATCTGTCAGACTGCAACACATGCACCATGTGTAGCAGCTACAGAATCAGACagcaaagagagaaggaagaaatgggTTTGGTGCCCACTAAGCAACTGAGTGAAGGAGTCACAAACAGGTTAAAGACATGCTGCTAAAGTATCCTTCCCACAACTTAgtgatttaatttcttaatttgatttttttttttaatttccacttAGAATTTCTTGCAGCAGACATCAAGACACTGTAGGATTGTTATTAGTGCTGATTTGAGTCCCTCTCTGAGGAACTGGTAGTTGAGAAAATACTGACAGATGGGACTGGGGCAGATGCATACAGACGGTGCATACATGGCTATGAGTTTgcaaactaattttaaaattaaagaaaaactagTTTGAAGTTACTGAATGAGTATCTGATGCCCTCTGCTTTGTGTGAACCTGCTGTGCTGACACCCCAGAAGCAAACAAAGCCAGTAACTCAAGCATTGAATTATTTCAAGGTGTTTACTTTTACTCTTTCCCTTGTTGGGCATTCAACTGTTGGGGTAGAGGAAACCTCAGAGTAGCAGTGATGAAGCCCTGTGTGTTCAGCTCCACTGGAATAGCAAGGCCAGGTAACTTGGCATGATCTTTAAGggcagagaaacaaagagaagagggggaaaagccATTAAGTGATACCCTTAGCAATCTTAATAACCCTTGACATTGTCCTACAGAGCAGCAGCTAGCTGGCCATAAATCAGCTGCTGTGCTTAATGGACAAAAATACAGACCTACTCCAATTCTTTTCTTCCCAGGGAAAATCCTTCATTAAAGACGCTCTGAAGTGTAAGGCTCATGCCTTGAGGCATAAATTCAGCTGCATCAGCCGTAAGTGCCCTGCCATTAAAGAGATGGTGTTCCAGTTACAGCGGGAGTGCTACCTGAAGCATGACCTCTGCTCCGCTGCCAAGGAGAACGTCCAGGTCATTGTGGAGATGATTCACTTCAAAGACCTGCTGCAGCATGAGTAAGTGCCTCCATGCTAGTGCAGTCAGAGGCGTGGGAGCTCCTTCCAGGAGCACGGTGGTGCCAATGGGCTGTGCATCTGCCCAAGAGCTGTTTCACCTCCTTCTGGCCTTAAGCATGTCTTGTTTTCCCATGTACCTGACCAACGTAATGCTTTCTTCACAGGGGCCCTTGAAGACTAGTTTGTTTACAGAGGGCTAGATGTGACTGTAGAAAGGAATGCAATGGGTTGCAGTTGGTTCTGGCTCTCTTGTCCTTTAGCAAATACATTGTCAGTGTCTGCTGTTTCCAGAGGCATCTCACAGTATCTCTGTGCTTTCTGAGCTCAAAGGCACCACTCCTGACCCCAGTGTCTTGTTAAAGATGACAGCtagaggagaagggggaagaaggtCTATGCAAAGTTGTCAGTAAGAtgataatttcttctttaaatacatACTTTCAAATGTCTTGTAGTTAATTGTCCCTGAAAGAGCTGCAGTCCCCCAGGTAATCTTCCATTCATCTTGCTCCTTATTAATATCAGatgctttttaataaaacatggAGGTGTACAAAATGAAGACACAAGTCAGATTTTGAGGAGTTCATCCCTCAGACTGGGAACACAGCTGCCCTACAGGGAATGGCAGGCACAAATCCCATTTGGAATTCATCAAAGCTGCTACATGACAGCAACAAACCAGGCACAAGCTGTTTGTAACCAACTCTTTGTGCACAGATGCAAAAATTGGAGCCTGTTTTTCTTGCAGGTGAACATCTGACTCCCAAACAAGAAGGCTGAGCCAGAGCCTGGCAGCAGGCTTAGGTTAGAGCATCTTCCTACCACGCCCCTATGCCTCTTATCCCTAGCGGATATTAGCACAGAAACCCCAAATCCCAGCGATCGTGACAGAtccattttttttacagaatcatTTTTCCTGGACCTCTAGCCTTGCATTTTCCTTGGTCTCCAAAGGAGCTGTGCCCTGATCCCTTACTTTCTGTTGAAAACCACCCCCTAATACTTAAGCTGCAGTTGCAGAGAGATGGTTTGATGCCAGTTTACTCTCAAAAGCAGAATCATTTGCTGTGGTTTGTGTGAGCTGAACATGGCAGCCAGTAAGCAAGGCCCTTTCCATGGGCATTGCTGAGGCTGGGATTAAAGGCATGGCTGGTGGCAGATCTTGGCCCGGGGTGTAGGACTGCATGCCACTGCTGGGATGAGAGGGGAAGTGGGGCTCTGTCCTGCACAGCTGCACCTCTCTGCCCACACTGCTCAGGCTGTGGTAGTAGGCGGGTACTTGGTACCAGGTAACTTCCCACATATCATTTGGAAGTGAGAAGAACTGTGACAGTCAAAGGCCTGTCCAAAGAGCAGTAAGTTACCCTTATTTTACAAACAGGCTAAAGCAGGAATGCTTAAAGGCAGCTGCTTATTTCTGGGGAGCTGAGAGATGGATCATTCAGCTGAACACCTATAATTTGCACAATCTCATTTAGAGTTTTCTGCACTTCATTTTCAGCATCTCATGGAGTTGGAGCTTAGCTTTCCTATGTGGGACTCCCCAAATAGAAGCCAGCCagcctcctcccttcccctaaATTTAGAGGCCATCTCTGAAGCTTTTGAACTAAGGAACTTGTTCAAGATCAATAGGCAAgtgtggcagagctggaaataaaaTCACGTCTGCTGACTTGCAGCCTTGTGCTCAGTTCAGGTACTATGGTCAGGccagctgaaatgcagaaagtaAAACAGTGAAGGAGAAATGGGCCAGTATTAATCCGCAGGGCTCTGGCAGACTCTGAATACCTGAAATACTTGGCAGCTGAGCCACTTTTTAGTCATACCAGCAACCTTTTACAAAGATTTTTGTAAAGGTTATGCCCAATTTCAACAACTGATTCCTCTACTTtgtatcttttttcctcttcctgctggATCACTTGGTATACAATGTGCTCCGTCCTCTCTCGCcttcttttttacatttaaaacaaaaactgaagagcagagaagcaaaTGGCAGCTCTCAGACTTGTTCTCCaactattttattctgttttctcccaATGAGTGAGGAAGGCCTCCAGGATGGTGAAGTCTCCTCCTGAGTCAGctgtggtggggtgggggtcaGGCCAATTTCCTATGATGAAGTGGTGACAGGCCCTGGCAGATCAGTCACTGCTACATTCCAAGTAACTTTTTTATAAAGGCAGAAGCAATCCAAACATGGGAAATATTTTGAGATAGGGTAAAAGGTGGCATTCAGGCATTCAGACCTTCAAGATTAGGCATTCAAAATTAGTTTAAGCAGTTGGGCAAAGTAAAAACAGGCTAGTGTCAGATGCTGATCATAATCTGTTGGTTTTCCTCATCTCTTCTGACTTAGTTCATGAGAAGAGATTTAGGGTTGTCCACAGCCACCAGAACTGGTGGATGGTTTGCCCAGAAGTCGCAGCCCCACCACCCCATATAGCCATAACTGCTGATTCCAGACAGTTCTCTGCTTGCACTGTGGATAGTTCCTACTGTGGGAGACTTTTAAGCACATCCTTCTGGGCCTGCTAGCAGCTGAGCAGTTGTGTCAATAGACAACATCAATATTGACCCACAAAACTTGTGACCGcaactattttaaaatcacGGCACTTGGTGACCCGTGGCTGAGAAAGCCAAAGTGCCTGTGCTCGGGCTGCCTTGTGCTGTGGGAGTACagagggaggggtgggaagcAGAAATGGTATTTGGCCATGGCTCCTTTAGAGTCCTTCTTTGGCTGGGAAAAGGTATCTACTGAAAGCCGTACTGAACTCTGTaaggaaatgaaggaaagaaaaaaacaccacttgGTGTGGGAAGAAACTGTGACACCAAAGTGAATTTCCATGTGTCTGAGCTCTGTGCAGTCAGATCCTGAGTCCAGATAGGATCTTGTTTGTGGTGGAGCTTCAGAGAAAGCTAAAGATGATGAGAGAAGCCAGAGAATCTCTAGTCAAGTATCTGTTGCTTGCACAGGTGAGGAAATGCCTCCCTCTTGCAGATCAGTGTATGCTCTGTACCAGCCCTTTACCTGGAGATAGCAAGCTGTTGGATGAAGTTGATGGCTCTGGACACAAGCAGGTTTCCTGTGTCATGTATCCTGATTAATAAAGATGAAGGGGCATGGAAAGAGATCGAGGCAGAAGGTGTGAGATAGCAGTTCTTCCATTTGTCAGCCCCATTTGCCAAGCATGTAGACCACATACCTTCCTCTGGTGGATATTACAGTCCTCCCAGAGCATCTCCAGTGGGGGAGCAATCAAGGCAGATCCAGCACTTGAGTGAAGCTGTGTTTGACAAGTTGCCATCATGTGCACTTCTTACAGTGATATGGCTGCTTAGAATATAATGTATTGCATATTAAACATATGGTGCAGAAAAGCTCTGCAAGGCTGCCGAGTCACTGGGTAGCAGGAGGCAaacactgctgagctgtgctgtgcacaAGGGAGGGCAAGGCAGAGAGGCCATTTTTACTGACAGATAAACCTCATCTATTTTTTTGACTCTCCTCTCACTGTTTCCTTTACCTCTAGGCCATATGTTGACCTAGTGAATATCCTGCTCACCTGTGGCGAAGAGGTGAAAAAGGCAATTACAAGAAGTGTCCAGGCCCAGTGTGAACAGAACTGGGGAAGTCTCTGCTCCATCTTGAGCTTCTGCACCTCAGCTGGTCACGGTGACGCCATCCTGGGTTCTGAGAAGAAGCCAGGTGAagccagcaaagctgctgctggccgCGGGGACATGCTACTGCACTCCGACTCCGACCACAGGGAGAGCTTGCGAGCATCTAAGGCAGAGAGAGGTACTAAGGGGCACCTGAATGCCCATGCCCGGGTGAAAGCTGGGGGCCACAGTCCCAAAGTGGCTCATGGGATCATGGACAGGGCAGAAGAACGGTCCGACTTCTCTGACATCCGGAGGTGAAAAAAGGCACCAACTCCCTGTTCTCCCCATCCTCCCCCCTCCACTGGAAACCTCCTCTGTTGAGTCCCATCTTCCTGTCTATGGACATTCCAAAGCATTTCCCATTCAGAGATCAAGCACAGGGCATTGCAAGATATATATGGACCTCAGCAACAATGTATATAGTAGCAAAGGGAGAGCAGTGGCAATGGGTTATAGATCCAGCAAACTTGACACTTGAGCAGCCATCAAATGTGGCAAAATATCTCCAACTAcgttcttttccccttttttataAACAGACATCAGCTGAAATTTAGGATCTTGTTTGGGGGttgttgggttggtttgggggtttgttttggtttttttccccttggtttCTTGGCTGGGGAGAAGGTTCCAAGAGGGCTCTGCCAGATTGCATGTGGCCACTTGTGGCTTAGCACCTCCGAAAGTTTAGGGCGCAGCCTTACAGCAGATGGCTGAATTCCAGGGGGATTTGGTTTCTGCCTGTTGCTGGGAAGGAAAGAGCTCAAGGCTCCCTATGTGATGCTCTCTAATGAAATAGCTCCCCCATCTCTCGACAGGAACCATGCGGTCTGGAGCTCCAcctttttctcttaaataatttttgatCCATTGTTCCCATCTGGGTGATGCTGCCCTAGTTTAAGTGCCCcctctttgttttttaaccACTGCATAACTTGACACTTGCTAATCCAGTCACTTCAGCCTATCTAAGGCAAGTAGTCAACTTCCAGACAAGGCACTGTGACTGTTAAGACTTGCACAGTATGGAGGACCCCCCAAGAGTATGCTCATGGACCTCTAAAAGCCCTGTGCATATTCTCTGCTTACACCTGCCCACTCAGAGATACAGGTCCTCCATCCTTGGGACAGCCCAAGTTTTAAAGGATGGGCACAGGCTCAGACAGCAAAGTCCTTCTGTAGGGCTGTGTTGAAGGCCCACCAGAAATCTGTCTCTCCTTAGCAGTAGCGTGGTGTGGTTTGCTGGGATGTGGAGCCCTACTCTAACCTGCCTATCAGCTGTGGTTTATCCAAATGCCAAAGATAAGGAGAGGGGGTTGACttgggttttttacattttcatgcaGATAATGACCACCAATCTCTGCAGAATGACTTACTAAAGATGAAGAGCGTCAAGAGCTTAATGTCTCTAGGCAGTTCAAAGTGTGAACGAGGTGTTTGGACACATCTCTCCTACCCCCTATGCAATTGTAATTCTCAGGTTGCAGATCTGCAATCCTATATCTGCAGATATTGTACTGGAAATGGAGGTTACAGCATCCACAGGGACAGAAGGGTGAGCTCCTCAGTTTCCTCTAGAGAAAAAGTGAGTTTTTCTTAGACAGTGGGAATCACACCAGGGATTTGAGCCTTCTCATTTAGAAAGTTTGGGAGGAAAGCTGTGGGGGCAGGATGGCAGTTCAGCAGAGACAGAACGTACCAAGTGAACTAACGTACGTCTTGTCGCATGGTGGGAAGGAGCTGTATAAACAGTAGAGGGTGTTGGAATTTGGCTACAATTTCCAACTCAGATTTGAGTTACTGCTAAGTGAACACAGCTCCTAATAGCTATTTTCAGGGTTTAATGTATGTATCCACCCGCAGAAGTTATAGACATTGCTTTTAATAGAAGCCATGTAGGAAGCAAGAGAGAGGACTGTTAAGTTGAAAAGGTGTGTCTTTTTGTGATCACTAGGTCTTTGAAGACATGACCTTGATCCTGCTTGATTTTAGCCAAGTTTTGTGacaaaatttacattttcattaattggaAAGAGGTGGGATCAGGCCAGGTACTATAGCAGCAAAGATATGAGGAGTGGAGCTCCTGGCATTGATAGTGCCAGCTGCCCGTGGGGTTGTGGTACAGCTCTC is a window of Apus apus isolate bApuApu2 chromosome 13, bApuApu2.pri.cur, whole genome shotgun sequence DNA encoding:
- the STC2 gene encoding stanniocalcin-2 isoform X3; translation: MTFLHNAGKFDAQGKSFIKDALKCKAHALRHKFSCISRKCPAIKEMVFQLQRECYLKHDLCSAAKENVQVIVEMIHFKDLLQHEPYVDLVNILLTCGEEVKKAITRSVQAQCEQNWGSLCSILSFCTSAGHGDAILGSEKKPGEASKAAAGRGDMLLHSDSDHRESLRASKAERGAGLHSGCDAAKTLAGKASLTPAEGRICCMLPQQEKQHISSLEQRRAACTTQTHHGHLPCDQPALSCGEEMQGGIVGPPQRQEGAPLQGRS
- the STC2 gene encoding stanniocalcin-2 isoform X1; protein product: MCAELRGKLLALALLLASARAAAGTEATHPPEGPQDRTPQQKGRLSLQNTAEIQHCLVNAGDVGCGVFECFENNSCEIRGLHEICMTFLHNAGKFDAQGKSFIKDALKCKAHALRHKFSCISRKCPAIKEMVFQLQRECYLKHDLCSAAKENVQVIVEMIHFKDLLQHEPYVDLVNILLTCGEEVKKAITRSVQAQCEQNWGSLCSILSFCTSAGHGDAILGSEKKPGEASKAAAGRGDMLLHSDSDHRESLRASKAERGAGLHSGCDAAKTLAGKASLTPAEGRICCMLPQQEKQHISSLEQRRAACTTQTHHGHLPCDQPALSCGEEMQGGIVGPPQRQEGAPLQGRS
- the STC2 gene encoding stanniocalcin-2 isoform X2, with translation MCAELRGKLLALALLLASARAAAGTEATHPPEGPQDRTPQQKGRLSLQNTAEIQHCLVNAGDVGCGVFECFENNSCEIRGLHEICMTFLHNAGKFDAQGKSFIKDALKCKAHALRHKFSCISRKCPAIKEMVFQLQRECYLKHDLCSAAKENVQVIVEMIHFKDLLQHEPYVDLVNILLTCGEEVKKAITRSVQAQCEQNWGSLCSILSFCTSAGHGDAILGSEKKPGEASKAAAGRGDMLLHSDSDHRESLRASKAERGTKGHLNAHARVKAGGHSPKVAHGIMDRAEERSDFSDIRR